From the Pseudodesulfovibrio indicus genome, the window GTGGTGGTCGTAGAGGTGGACGCGCAGGTTCGGATTGTCCAGCACGGGCCGGACATGGGGAATCCGCGATTTCTGGCGGGTGTCAACGACCACGAGCAGCTCCACGGAGTCCGGCTCAATGTCCTTGAACGCCTTGAAATTGAAGAGATAGGTCGTGCTCTCGATGAAGAAATTGCGGAGGTTGGTCTCCTGGCTGCCCGGAAAGATGAGCACCGCCTCCGGGTAGAGCTTGCTGGCCGCCACCATGGCCGCCAGGGCATCGAAGTCCGCATTGGCGTGGGCCGTGATCACAGTCCTGGCATTTATCTTTTCCGTGGTCTTTTTCATTTTGTATTTCAGTCTATTAAAGTGATCACATGGTTGATCGCGGATGGAACTGGCGGTGCAGGTTCCTGAGCCGGTTGGACTCCACGTGGGTATAGATCTCGGTGGCGCTGATGTCGGCGTGCCCCAGCAGGATCTGCACGGTCCGCAGGTCCGCGCCGCCCTCCAGCAGGTGGGTGGCGAAGGAGTGGCGGAAGGTGTGCGGGGAGATGGACCGCCGTATGCCCGCCGCCTCGGCGTATTTCTTGATCAGCTTCCAGACCCCCTGGCGGGTCAGCCCCTTGCCCGAACGGTTCAGGAACATGAAGTTCTCGCGCGGCTTGAAGCCGGGGCGGGTGAACTCCAGGTAGCGGTTCAGCCAATCCTGGGCCAGGTAGTGGATGGGGATCAGCCGGTCCTTGGAACCCTTGCCGAAGACCTTGAGCATGCCCACCTGTCCGTCGTAGTCCAGGACCTTCATCTGGATCAGCTCCGAAACCCGCAGCCCGGCGGCGTAGAGCAGCTCCAGCATGACCTTGTCGCGCATGCCGAGCGGGGTGGCCGTGTCGGGCAGGGCGAGTACCCGGCTTATTTCCTCGCGGGTCAGGAATTCCGGCAGCTTGCGCGGGAGCTTGGGATTCTCCAGCAACTGGCCGGGGTCTTCCTTGTACCATTTCTCGTCCATGGCGAAGGCGAAGAACCCGCGCAGGGAGGAGAGGTGGCGGGCCAGGGACCGGCTCTTGAGCCCCCTGGCGCGCAGGTGGGTCAGGTACAGGAAGAGGGTCTTGTCGGACAGGTCCTTCAACTCGAAGTCCTTCTCCCCCAGGAAGGAGAGCAGGGAGGTCAGGTCGTTGGCGTAGCTGGTCAGGCTGTTTTCCGACAATCCCTTCTCGATCAACAGGTGCTCAAGGTACCTGTCCACCCAGGGATGGCTGGAATCAGAGGATTTTTTGCTGTTATCACCTTGCGCCATGATCACTGCCCGAACGATTTGATAGCGTAAAAGTATTGGATGATAGCCGCCCGATAGGGGTAATGGCCGCTTGAACTCGCAACAGGCACAACTGCCAGCATCCTTGCTATCAAGGTGAGGGTCAAAGCGCAATGGTTCGCATTGACACAGGGTCATGCCCCCATTATGAAAGTGCTTCAATATCGGTTTCCAAGGAGAGATAATACATGTCTGAATTCAAGCTGGCCGACCGTCTTTCGGCCCTGCCTCCGTATCTTTTCGCCGCCATTGACAAGGCCAAGGCCGAAGTGGCCGCCAAGGGCATGGACATCATCAGCCTCGGCATCGGCGACCCGGACCTGCCCACCCCGGACTTCATCATCGAAGCCCTGTACGCGAGCGCCAAGAAGGCCGCCAACCACCGATATCCCGACTACGTCGGCATGCTGGCCTACCGCCAGGCCGTTGCGGACTGGTACAAGCAGCGCTTCGACGTGGACCTTGACCCCAAGACCGAGGTGGTCAGCCTGATCGGCTCCAAGGAGGGCATCGCCCACTTCCCGCTGGCCTACGTCAACCCCGGCGACACCGTGCTGGTGGCCACTCCGAACTATCCCGTCTACGGCATCGCCACCCAGTTCGCGGGCGGTGTGGTTGAGTACCTGCCCCTGGTCGAGGAGAACGACTTCCTGGTCGACCTGGACGCCATCAGCAACGACACCTGGGCCAAAGCCAAGATGATCTTCGTCTGCTACCCGAACAACCCGACCGCGGCCACGGCGACCAAGCCCTTCTATGAGAAGCTCATCGAGAAGGCCAAGGAATTCGACGTGATCGTCGTCTCCGACGCCGCCTACACCGAAATTTACTACGATCCGGACAACAAGCCCATCTCCATCTTCGAATGCGAGGGCGCCAAGGATGTCTGCATCGAGTTCCATTCCCTGTCCAAGACCTACAACATGACCGGCTGGCGCGTGGGCATGGCCGTGGGCAACCAGTCCCTGATCGCGGGACTGGGCAAGATCAAGGAAAACGTGGACTCCGGCATCTTCCAGGCCGTCCAGGAGGCGGGCATCGCCGCCCTGCGCGACGGCGAGCCGTTCGCCGAGAACTTCCGCGCCATCTACAAGGAGCGCAGGGACGTGGTCAGCGCCGCCCTGACCAAGATCGGCATCAAGCACCGCATCCCCGACGCCTCCTTCTACCTCTGGTGCAACACCCCGGAAGGGTACAAGTCCTCGGAATTCGTAACCAACGTTCTGAAGCAGACCGGCGTGGTCCTGACCCCCGGCAACGGCTTCGGCACCCCCGGAGAAGGGTACTTCCGCATCTCCCTGACCGTAAACAACGACAAGCTCGAGGAGGCCGTATCCCGAATTTCGAAACTGTGATCTGCTACGTGAGCCTCGGCTCGAACGTGGGAGACACCGAAGACAACATCCATGAGGCCCTGGTCCTGCTTGAAGACTACGGCGACGACATCCGTCTGAAAAAGGTCTCGGAATACTACGAGACCGAGCCGCAGGGAGAGATCAAGGACCAGCCCTGGTTCACCAACCAGGTGGTGGAGCTCGAAATCGACGCCGAGATATGGTCGCCGCCGGGCTTCCTGTCCACCTGCACGGCCATCGAGGCCAAGATGGGCCGCACCAGGGCCGTGCCCGGAGGCCCCAGGCCCCTGGACATGGACATCATCGCCTGGGGCGACGTGGAAATGGACATGAGCTTCCTGACCTTGCCGCATCCGCGCGCCAAGGAAAGGGCGTTCGTGCTCGTTCCGCTCAAGGAAATCGCCCCCGACTACGTCTTTCCCGACGGCACGACCATCGACCAGGCGCTTTCCGCCATCGAGTACCGTATGGAAGGCCGGAAGATCTGGCAGGATTCCTAACCAAACCCCACAGCGAGGCGCCCAATGCTCAAATTCGTGGTCATCGCAGCGGCATTGTTCCTTGTCTACAAGCTCTTCATGGGCGACAAGCGCAAGAAGGACATGCAACAGGAAAAGGTCGTCAAGCAGAAGGTGGCCTCCGGTGAAATGGTCAAGGACCCCGTCTGCGGGACCTACGTCAAGAACGACGGCGACATCCGTGTCCGGGAAGGGGAGAAGGTCCACATCTTCTGTTCCTACGAATGCCGCGACAAATACCTGAAGCAGATAGGAGCCAGCATCCCCAAGAAAGAGGAAAGCTAGCTCCCACCCACAGCAAACGAAGAAAGGCCCGAACAGGGCCTTTTTTTGTACCCGCCGCCCGGCTTTCCGAAATACCATCCCGGTCGAGCCGCAATCCCGTTCCGGAAGGGCGACCCTACAGGCTCGTCCGGGACTCCATCATGTCCGCTTCATCCCTCATCCGGCCAAAAGCCGTTTTCACGTCCCTGAAACGACCAGGGGAGACTGCGGTGAGCCGTCCGTATATCGCCTGCAATTTGTTTGTCGCGGATTTTTACAAAGAGGACGCGCACTGAGTCGGGAAAGGCCGGAAAACGGCGGAGAATCGATTTACGGGACAGGCGCTTTGGGTAAGCCGTCGGTCACTGACCGCTGAAGGCGGAATAGCAAAAGTTCAACCAGACTTACTCCCGCATCTTCAACACCTTATACACTTGTCTCATAATGTAAATTATGTAAACTTTTAAATTCGAGGGGGTGAAATGGGGGCTTTCGGAACCGACGAAATTTGCCTGCCCTCCTTTTGCCGTGTCCCTTGGCCTGTTCCGAGAATCCGGTTGAAGAATTGGCAAGCTGCCCATTGAGAGTTTTCAATGCGACTGGTAATGATGCTCCATCGCAAACAGACAACAGGCGCTCGCCGCCGTTCGAGGTACAATGAGATTCAACGCCGTCCATCCCGTTTTGGCCGCTGTCCTGATCCTGGCCCTGGCCGCTCCCGGTCTGGCCCAGGATAAACAGACCTTTCAGCAATGGCTCGAGCACTACGAGGCCTGGGACCGGCTGGAAAAGGAATACGCCCGGGAATCCGCCGCCGAAGCCCCCGAGGCTATCCTCAAGCGCGCCCAGGTCTATCTCAACCTCAACTCTCCCGATAAAGCACTTGAAATCATTGAAATGACGCCCGCTTTTGACGGCGAACTCGAAGCCCGGCGACTGTGGCTCGGAGGCCAGGCCTATCGCGGCCTCGGCGACCTGACCAAGGCCGTGCTCTGGTACACCCAGGCCTCCAAGTTCATGACCGACGACGAGATCAAGCGCCGTTTCGGGTCCGAACCGTCCCTGGACACCATCTGGCACGACGTATGGCTCAAGATGTACTGGTCGTACAACGCCAACCACACCCTTACCAGGGACTCCCAGAAGGAAGCCCTTGACCTGGTTTTGTCCGTGGGGCGCAAGGTCTGGGATAACGAGTTCTGGAACCAGGTGTCTTCCCACATCAATCCCGGTCAGTCGGCCGACGATGCCAAGACGCCGAACCAGGCGGTGTCTCCCGCCGTTCCCCTGGTCAGTACCGAAGACACCCAGCGCATCGCCCAGGCCATGGCCGCCATTTCCCTTGAAAAATTCGAAGACGCTTCGCTCCTCGTCAGCGACCTGCCCCAGGAAGCCTTGCTTTCCTTCTGGAACTCGATCCTGACCTTCCTTCAAACAGGCAACCCGCCGGAAAACCTGAATGTATTCCTTGAAGGAAACTATCTCAAGGCGAACGCCTTCTGGGCGGGAAATCTGCTGGCCCCCTATTCCAAATCCCGGGCCGAATGGTTCCTGGGCAACCCCGACTCCGCCGCCTGGACCCAGTTCCGCAACAACCTGCTGACCATGTCTCCGGCCGACGCCGACAAGGCCATCGAAAACGAACTCGGCTCCATGCTCATTTCCGAGCAGACCTCGACCCTGCTGCGCAATTTCAAGCTCGCGCTTTCCCTGTCCAACGGCGACTTTGAGACTGCTTCAACCACCTGGAATTCAATTAACAAATCAACCCTTCCCATCTGTCTCAGACTGGCCGGCGTGCTCGCCTTCAAGGAGCACTTGAACAAAGTTCTGCCCGAATCTCCGGCCCAGGCCTATGCGCTCTACCCGATCCTGACCGCCCTTTCCGGCGCAGGCGGGCAGGAAGCGCATCCCCAGACCGAGGCCCCCTTCTGGACAGCCGCCCCCGCCGACCAGTTGCAGACCCTTTCCACGGCCCAGTACCCCCTGGACCGCCTGTTGCTCCTGGCCTACTGGCAGCAGCGTTTCGCCAAGGAGCCGTCCGTGGCGCTGGCCAAGCGGGCCGCCTATCTGTTCGACGACTCCTCGTTCGGCATCAACGGGCTGCTCTACCTCGCGGACGACGCGGTCAAGGCCAAGCGGCTCCAGCTCGGCGCGTTCTACCTGAACCGCATCGACGAACCCGCCCTGCCCGCCAACCTCCAAATGGCCTGGCTCGATGCCAAGACCCGGCTGGAGCTGGAATCCGGCAGGCAGGCCACCGCCCTGGAAACCTATCAGAAGATGACCGCCACGGGCGAACCGATCCCGGTCATGACCCGGCTGCGTATGGCCCTGCTCTACCAGCAGCGGCGCGAATACGAGACCGCGCAGAAGGAATTGCTGGCCATGTGGGACGCCCGCGCGACCATGACCACCGCACTCCAGGCCGAGACCCTGTTCTGGCTGGGCGAGGGCGAACAGGCCATGCGCAATCCTGACAAGGCCTTGGATTATTACCTCAAATTGGCCTGGCAGTACCCCGGTGAGAACATCTGGGCGCTGACCGCCATGTACCGCGCGTCCCTGATCTACGAAAAGCGGGGCAAGTACGAGACCGCCAAGAGGCTGCTCACCACCGTGGTCCGCAACGCCGCTCGCAAGGAGCAGAAAGAGGCTGCCCAGGCGCGCATCGAAGCCATCAACAACAAGATGGGCAAGCCCGAAGCCGGCGCGGAGGACGCGCTGGTCTATCCCTTCTAGAGATGCCGGCCCGGTTGACCCTCGAATCCGCCCGCATGGGTGCCTGGCGCACCCTGCCGGTGGCGATCAGCGTCTTTGCCTATGGCATGGTCTACGGTCTGCTGACCCGTGAGGCGGGCCTGACCATGCTGGAGTCCGTGCTTTCCAGCGGCCTGATCTTCGCCGGCTCCGCCCAGTTCGTGGCCCTGGACATGTGGACCCACCCCCTGCCCGTTGCCGCGCTGATTTTGACCGTGTGCGTGGTCAACCTGCGCCACGTGCTCATGAGCGCGTCCCTGACCCCGTGGATGCAGGGCCTCCCCCCGCGCGCCACCCTGCCCCTGCTCTTCCTGCTGGTGGACGAAAGCTGGGCCATGACCTACGGGGCGGCACAGCGGGGCAAGGCGGATCTGGGATTCCTGCTCGGCTCGGGGCTGCTCCTCTGGGTCACCTGGATGAGCGCCACAATCACCGGGCGGCTCCTGGGATCGGCCATTCCCGATCCCCAGGCCTTTGGACTGGATTTCGCCTTTACCGCCGTGTTCCTGTCCCTGCTGGCCGGGCTGTGGCGGGGCAAGGGCGACATCCCCCCCTGGCTGGTGGCCACCGCAACCGCCTTGATCGTCAATCATTTCGTTCCCGGCAAGTGGTACATCGTGGCCGGAGGGCTGGCCGGCAGCCTGACCGGATTGCGAGGCGGCAATGCAGACCGATAGCCTCATCGCCATCCTCGGCATGGCCGCCGTCACCTACCTTACCCGCATCAGCGGTCCGTGGCTGGTGCGGCTGGTCCAGGGCAACCGCCGCGTGGAAGCCTGCCTGTCCAGGCTGCCCGGCAGCATCCTCTGCTCGCTCCTCGCTCCGCTCGTCTTCGCCTCCGGCTCGGCCGAGATCGCGGCCTCGGCCGTGACCCTCTTCGTCTCGGTCAAGGTCCGCCAGATGCCGGTGGCCCTGGTCGCGGGCGTCGCCTCCCTTGTCCTGTTCCGGCATTTTCTGTGATCACGCTTCGATCACATTCAACCGCTTGTGATATAAATCAATATATACCTCAGCCGATCATGCGGAAGGCCGCCAGGCCATTGCTTCGGGATGGATAAGCGAGTATGCGACCCAAACGTGTCATGGAAAGCGAGGTCCCCATGCGAACGGAAACTGCGGAAAGAACGGATTACGAAGAGCTCATCGAAGTATGGGAACGGTCGGTGCGCGCGACCCACGATTTTCTTGCGGAATCGGACATAGCCGAACTGCGTCCGCTGATCCTGACCCAATATTTCGACGCGGTTGAGCTGCGCTGCGTGCGCAGGGACGGCAGGATCCTCGGCTTTTCCGGCGTGGCCGACGGCGTGTTGGAAATGCTCTTCGTGGCCCCGGAGAGCCGGAACATGGGCGTGGGACGCGCCCTTTGCGAACACGCCGTGAAACGCCAGTCCGTCACCCGGGTGGATGTGAACGAGCAGAACCCGCAGGCCCTGGGATTCTACGAACGCATGGGATTCGCCGTGACCGGCCGTTCCCCGGTGGACGGCCAGGGCAGGCCGTTCCCCCTGCTCCACATGTCGCTGTCCTGACCCGGAAGACGGAAAAGGGGTCCGGCCGCCTGGCCAAACCCCTTTTCACTCCAGGCAATGGACAGCGCCGGGAAATTGTCTAGGCGTACATCCGGGAGCGGCTCTTCTCCCTGGCGGCGCGGATCGCCTGGTGCAGCGCCGCGGTGTTGACCGGCTTGGGCAGGTAGGCGAACGCCCCGGAATCCATGAACGCATCGCGGTCCATCTCCGAACGGACCCCGGAGATGACCAGGACCTCGGTCTCCGGGTGGGACTTGCGCACCCGCCGCAGCAGGTCCGCGTCCCTGACGCGCTTGGCGTCAAGAACCATCACATCCGGCTTGATTTCCTTGACCTTCTTCAACATCGACTTGCCGTCGGACACGGCATAGGCCCCGATGTTCGCCCGGTTGCGCAACCGGTTGGACAGGGTCGGCTCGAATTTCCGGTCGTCGGCGGCCAGCAGTACGGCGGCACGTTCGCGGCGCACCCGCCCATACCCGTCGGGACGGTGGTACATCCGCCCCACTCCGAATTCCACGCCTTCCACTCCGGGATAGGCGGACACGAACTCGCCGAGCGACCTGGACACGCTTTCCAGCATCTTCCGATGGCTGTTCACGGCAAGGGACACGGCCCCTCCCCTGCAATGGACCTCGATGTCGTGGCCCTGGGCGGCCAGGGCGGCGCGGACGCTCCCGGCCAGGGCGTGGTCCCGGGCGGACAAGATCTTCTCCGGGCCGCTCTTTCGGGGCAGGACCGGCTGGCCTTCACGGCCCAGGACGTCGAAGGCGCAGTAGTTGGCGCCCAGGCCGATCTCGGCCGACTCCACTCCGTCCATCTCCAACACGGAATCGAGCACGTTCCGGGTGACCGTGGCCAGGGTCCGTTCGTGGCTCTCGAAGGTCAGGGTCAGCGCACCGTCCGTGCCGGACACGGAAACGTGGTGGCCGAGCCCGGCCAGGGCCGCCTCGACCTCTGAATTGCGCAGAAAATCCTCCAGACGGACACCCGTGGCCTCGGAATCCTGGACCACGCCGGCGGCCAACTGCTCCACAACCATGCGCGCGCTCTGCTCGATGCCCACCGCTCCCACCGGGATGACCAGGTCATAGAGGTCGGGAGACCACGGATCGTTGCATTCCGTAACACTCATAACCCATTCACAACGGGCCATGTCGTCGGCCAGGATGATCTCCTTGGCCTCCTCCTCCGGATACCCCTTGTCGCGGTCCGCAATCCAAAGCCGGTCGTTCATTCCGCTGATCAGGCACACCCGCAGGATATTGTCTATCTCCGGGGGAGGCAGCAGGGCCATGAACCCCGAAAACACGGCGTTCTTCTCCTGGGAGAGCTTTCTGGCCATGGCAAAACGCAACCAGCCGATCACCTGCTCCCGATCCAGGCCGGAATCGCCCTTTGCCGCGCCGTAAAAAACCGCCCGGGCCATGGACTTTTCGTCCAATCCCGACAGACTGGCCGCGTCGGCTATGATCTCCTGGTCGGTAACCAGCCGGAATCCTGTAATATCCAGAATATGTTTCAATACAGGACCGGCATCGCAGAACAGGCCGTTGAACACGGTAATGGCAGTCATGATTCGCTCCTTCCCCGCCTGACAGGTTCAGGCGTCGACGTGCTACTCGCGGATGAAGTGTTGCAATGCGCAAGGCTGTTGCTTTTTGCAACTTGCTACGGTTCAAAACCGGCTTGAATTCCAGCCCCTTTGCTCCCGCAACCCTTCACATCAATCAAATTCAGTAAGTATACAAAGAAGTTACACAATCCATTCATTGTGCGGACCCCCTGTATTTTGCACGAAGCGTTCCAGTCCTACCGGCATACGGACCGGCACACTCGGCGGCAATCAATCGTCCCTTCAGAAGGGTTGCCAGTCCGTGATTTCGTGATGATCAACACGCCCAACCAGCAGGAATAAAGAGGAATCACCACCGAACTTCGCCCGTCGGAGGCGTCGAAGGGCTTATTGCGCATATTGCTGGTGACGGGAGGCAACAGATGGTACATCCCGAATGCCAAGCAACCCCAAGGAGGATGACATGATCGAAGCGCAAAGCTGGACTGCGGACGTCCTTGTCAGTTTGCGGGAAACCTTTGGAACCCGCTTGAAATATTTCGGATTGCAGGGCAGCTATCGTCGGGGGGAAGCCACCGAGGCCAGCGACATCGACCTGGTGGTCCTGCTGGACGAGATCTCGTTGGACGATCTGGACGCCTACCGCGCCATAGTCCGCGCCATGCCCGAAGGAGACAAGGCGTGCGGCTTCATGTGCGGGCTTGAGGAGTTCGCCGCCTGGCCTCCCCACGAGCTCTTCTCCTTCCGCATGGACACGGCCGACCTTTTCAACCGGCTGGACGATTTCCTGCCGCCCATCAGCCGCGAGGACATCAGGCTCGGAGCCAAGATCAGCGCCGCCACCCTGCTGCACCCCCTGACCCACAGCTACCTGTACGCCGGAGACGAGGCCAGACCGAGAATTCTCAACGAAGCCTGCAAGTACGCCTTTTTCCTCCTGCTGGTATGCGAATACCTGGACTCGGGCCGGTATTGCGAAAGCAAACAAGAGCTGCTCGCGCGCCTGGACTCTCCCCGGCGCGATATCCTCCTCGCGGGCATGGACTTTTCCGCCTGGCGCGAGACTCACGAGGACCGCGAAACCTTTGGAATGCTCCTAGACTGGTGCCGAGGCATACTGCTTCAGGTTTAAACCGATTCTCCCGGCCAAAAAAAGGGGGGGGGGGGTGAGCTACTAGCTGCAACCCCCTTCGCTTTCGACGAGCACAAAGAGCGCTCTTTCAGGGCAACCTCGCGCCATGTCAAACATGCGCAGGATCGGATCATAAGGTCTGGAACCGTCAGGATGGATATTTGCGGATCGTCAAAAAAGAGGAAGGGTTGCAGCCTGTTAGCTGCAACCCTTTTGATTTCGTGGTGCCGAGGGGGGGATTCGAACCCCCACGGAATTTCTTCCACTGCCCCCTCAAGACAGCGTGTCTACCAATTCCACCACCTCGGCACGAATATGCTCAGAGCTATTCGCTCTTGGCGTCGTCCCCGGTATCCTTGAAGGTGATACCCGGCTTGGCCGGTTCGGCGGGAGCCGTGGTCTGCGCGGCGGGGTTCGCCTGCTGCAGCATAATCGACTCCTGGTCCGTAACCTTGTTCCCGGTCAGGATATTGTATCCAAGGGAAGTGAGCAGGAAAACCGTTGCGAGTCCAGCGGTTACCTTGACCAGGATACCGCCCGCGCCGGTGGAGCCGAACATCGTGCTGCTACCGCCGCCGAAGATGACTCCCATCCCCTCATGACCGGACTGCAGCATTACTGCGCCGATCAAAAAGATGCAAGCCAAAACATGAATGACAATCACTAAGGTTTCCACAATCAATCCCTTTTCTTAGAATCTTTTTTCCGCTTGCAATATCAGGCCAGTACGATCTGAGAAAAGCTTTCGCTCAGCAAGCTCGCGCCTCCTACCAATACTCCGTCGACATTGTCAAGCGCAATAATTTCCGCGCAGTTGCCCGGTTTGACGCTGCCGCCATATAAGATTCTCATTTCATTGGCTTTTTCTCCATAAATTGAAACGAGAATTTTCCGGGTGAAACCGTGAGCCTGCTGGATTTCCGCAGGACCGGCCACCTCGCCGGTGCCGATGGCCCAGACAGGCTCGTAGGCCACGCTGATCCGGTCCGGCTCCACGCCCACGGGAACGTCGCGCAGTCCGGCCCTGATCTGGCGCTCCAGGACCTCCTCGACCTTGCCGCCCTTGCGCTCCTCGATCTTCTCGCCCACGCAGAGAATGACCTTGAGGCCCTTTTCCAGGCCGTAGGCGGTCTTGCGTCCCACCAACTCGTCACTCTCGCCGAGCACGTGGCGGCGTTCGGAATGGCCTGTCAGCCCATAGGACGCCCCTGCGTCGGCGAGCATCTTCGGGGATATCTCGCCGGTGAAGGCGCCTTCTTCTTCCGTATAGAAGTCCTGCCCTCCGGCGGAGAAGCCGTCAACCGGGGCAAAGGCGTCCCCCACGGCCTTGAGTGCGGTGAACGGGGGAAAGACGAGGACCTCCCTGTCCGCCGGGAGCTTGTCCGCGGCCAGTCCGACCAGTTCCCTGGCGGTCGATTCGGCCTCGGCCCAGGTCTTGTACATCTTCCAATTGGCCGCCATGAGCTTCTTCATTACTTCATGCACTCCTTTAAAGCTGTGAACGCGGGCAGCTCCTTGCCTTCGAGAAATTCCAGGAAGGAACCGCCGCCGGTGGAAATAAAGCTGAATTTATCCGCCATGTTGAGGAGATTGACCACAGCATCAGTATCCCCGCCGCCAACAATGGTCAGAGAGTCGTCCAGACCGGCTATGGCCTTGCACACCGCCAGGGACCCCTTGGCAAACGCCGTTGTCTCGAAGAGACCCATGGGGCCGTTCCAGACCACGGTCTTGGCCAGCTTGAGGACGGACACGAAATTGGTGATGGTCTCCGGCCCGATGTCCAGGACCAGGGCGTCCGTGGGCACGGTCTTGGCCGTGCACACCCCTTCCACCTGTTTGGCCTTGGGGGTCTTGGCGTAGAGGAAGTCCACGGGCAGATGCAGGACCGAGCCCATGGACTCGGCCTTGCGCATGATCTCGGACGCGGCGTCCACCAGGTCCGGCTCCACCAGGGACTGGCCCATGTTGTACCCCTGGGCCATGAGGAAGGTATTGGCCATGGCCCCGCCGATGATGATGTCGTCCACCTTGCCGAGCAGGTTGTTCAGGATGCCCAGCTTGGTGGACACCTTGGCACCGCCGGAAACGCAGACATAGGGCCGCTTGGGCGCCTTGAGGGCGTCGCCGAGGTAGTCGTATTCGCGCTGCAGCAGGAACCCGGCGCAGCACACCTTGGCGTGTTTGGGCACGTCCACCACCGAAGCGTTCTCGCGGTGGGCCACGCCAAAGGCGTCATTCACGTAGACGTCGGCCAGGGACGCCAGCAGCTTGCCGAAATTGCCCCGCTCTTCCGGGGTCTTGCCGGTCTCTTCGGGATTGAAGCGCAGATTGTCGAGCATGATCACCCGGCCGGGCTGGAGATCGGCGCAGGCCTTCACCGCCTGGTCGCCGATACGCCCGGGAATCAGGGCCACGCCCAGGCCAAGCAGCTCTCCGGTGCGATTGGCCACCGGCCCCAGAGACAGCTCGGGGACGACCTTGCCCTTGGGCTTGCCCAGGTGGGCGCAGAGGATGACCGACGCGCCGTTGTCCAGTGCATAGCGGATGGACGGCAGGGCTGCGCGGATGCGGTGGTCGTCGGTGATCACCCCGTCCTCTATGGGCACGTTGAAGTCCACCCGGAACAGCAGCTTTTTGCCGGAAATAGGCAGCTCGTCGATGCACAACATCTGAAAAACCTCGTAGTTATGTTAAAAGTCGTAGCGGAACAACAACGCGTCTTCCCGGGTATCGGGATAGTATTTTTTGCGCACTCCGATCTTCTTGTACCCGAATTTGCGGTACAAAGCCAAGGCTGGATCGTTGGACACCTTCACATCCAGAAAACTTTTGGTGACGCCTTCGGCCGCACAGATTTCGAAGCTCCGCGCCAGAAGCGCTTCGCCCAGCCCCTGCCGCCGATGGTCGGGGTGCACCGCCAGGTTGAGGATCTCCATCTCGTCTTCGATCATGGAAAAGGCCATGTATCCCGCAAGGATGGCCCCTCTGCGGACGCCGATGATCCGATAGGCGCCGCTCTCCAGCCCCAGCAGGAACTGGTCGCGCGTCCAGTGGTACTCGAAACAACGCCCTTCGAGTTCAATGAGGTCGTCGACGTCGGAAACGCCCAGGTCGATCACCGCATCCGTCATTGTTCCCCCGCCCTATTGGGCTGGATATGTTGAAACATTGGGTGTATA encodes:
- the xerD gene encoding site-specific tyrosine recombinase XerD, coding for MAQGDNSKKSSDSSHPWVDRYLEHLLIEKGLSENSLTSYANDLTSLLSFLGEKDFELKDLSDKTLFLYLTHLRARGLKSRSLARHLSSLRGFFAFAMDEKWYKEDPGQLLENPKLPRKLPEFLTREEISRVLALPDTATPLGMRDKVMLELLYAAGLRVSELIQMKVLDYDGQVGMLKVFGKGSKDRLIPIHYLAQDWLNRYLEFTRPGFKPRENFMFLNRSGKGLTRQGVWKLIKKYAEAAGIRRSISPHTFRHSFATHLLEGGADLRTVQILLGHADISATEIYTHVESNRLRNLHRQFHPRSTM
- a CDS encoding LL-diaminopimelate aminotransferase is translated as MSEFKLADRLSALPPYLFAAIDKAKAEVAAKGMDIISLGIGDPDLPTPDFIIEALYASAKKAANHRYPDYVGMLAYRQAVADWYKQRFDVDLDPKTEVVSLIGSKEGIAHFPLAYVNPGDTVLVATPNYPVYGIATQFAGGVVEYLPLVEENDFLVDLDAISNDTWAKAKMIFVCYPNNPTAATATKPFYEKLIEKAKEFDVIVVSDAAYTEIYYDPDNKPISIFECEGAKDVCIEFHSLSKTYNMTGWRVGMAVGNQSLIAGLGKIKENVDSGIFQAVQEAGIAALRDGEPFAENFRAIYKERRDVVSAALTKIGIKHRIPDASFYLWCNTPEGYKSSEFVTNVLKQTGVVLTPGNGFGTPGEGYFRISLTVNNDKLEEAVSRISKL
- the folK gene encoding 2-amino-4-hydroxy-6-hydroxymethyldihydropteridine diphosphokinase, with translation MICYVSLGSNVGDTEDNIHEALVLLEDYGDDIRLKKVSEYYETEPQGEIKDQPWFTNQVVELEIDAEIWSPPGFLSTCTAIEAKMGRTRAVPGGPRPLDMDIIAWGDVEMDMSFLTLPHPRAKERAFVLVPLKEIAPDYVFPDGTTIDQALSAIEYRMEGRKIWQDS
- a CDS encoding transcriptional regulator, which translates into the protein MLKFVVIAAALFLVYKLFMGDKRKKDMQQEKVVKQKVASGEMVKDPVCGTYVKNDGDIRVREGEKVHIFCSYECRDKYLKQIGASIPKKEES
- a CDS encoding tetratricopeptide repeat protein; translation: MRFNAVHPVLAAVLILALAAPGLAQDKQTFQQWLEHYEAWDRLEKEYARESAAEAPEAILKRAQVYLNLNSPDKALEIIEMTPAFDGELEARRLWLGGQAYRGLGDLTKAVLWYTQASKFMTDDEIKRRFGSEPSLDTIWHDVWLKMYWSYNANHTLTRDSQKEALDLVLSVGRKVWDNEFWNQVSSHINPGQSADDAKTPNQAVSPAVPLVSTEDTQRIAQAMAAISLEKFEDASLLVSDLPQEALLSFWNSILTFLQTGNPPENLNVFLEGNYLKANAFWAGNLLAPYSKSRAEWFLGNPDSAAWTQFRNNLLTMSPADADKAIENELGSMLISEQTSTLLRNFKLALSLSNGDFETASTTWNSINKSTLPICLRLAGVLAFKEHLNKVLPESPAQAYALYPILTALSGAGGQEAHPQTEAPFWTAAPADQLQTLSTAQYPLDRLLLLAYWQQRFAKEPSVALAKRAAYLFDDSSFGINGLLYLADDAVKAKRLQLGAFYLNRIDEPALPANLQMAWLDAKTRLELESGRQATALETYQKMTATGEPIPVMTRLRMALLYQQRREYETAQKELLAMWDARATMTTALQAETLFWLGEGEQAMRNPDKALDYYLKLAWQYPGENIWALTAMYRASLIYEKRGKYETAKRLLTTVVRNAARKEQKEAAQARIEAINNKMGKPEAGAEDALVYPF
- a CDS encoding AzlC family ABC transporter permease, producing MTLESARMGAWRTLPVAISVFAYGMVYGLLTREAGLTMLESVLSSGLIFAGSAQFVALDMWTHPLPVAALILTVCVVNLRHVLMSASLTPWMQGLPPRATLPLLFLLVDESWAMTYGAAQRGKADLGFLLGSGLLLWVTWMSATITGRLLGSAIPDPQAFGLDFAFTAVFLSLLAGLWRGKGDIPPWLVATATALIVNHFVPGKWYIVAGGLAGSLTGLRGGNADR
- a CDS encoding AzlD family protein; translated protein: MQTDSLIAILGMAAVTYLTRISGPWLVRLVQGNRRVEACLSRLPGSILCSLLAPLVFASGSAEIAASAVTLFVSVKVRQMPVALVAGVASLVLFRHFL